Proteins encoded together in one Centropristis striata isolate RG_2023a ecotype Rhode Island chromosome 6, C.striata_1.0, whole genome shotgun sequence window:
- the fjx1 gene encoding four-jointed box protein 1, with amino-acid sequence MRAASANLFALLFLCALASVFYVWSALENRLERHKRGFSVPGGGSFHQGLPADLSAKTFRALLAVPAAQRPHLGGRLEARNLTDQTASAGNRDYHVNGDNKGSALREGPVKLGTPVEDGIFWSEWLEDLLPVGFTEEYARAWRERARTYRIVKLEPGCGRISNQLATFADGTKACVRYGINADQVQGETLTYYLASLLGITNLPPLILSQLNGDSEQWAAVRTRIGGLQWSDRAVVSLTEWVSNLTGVVTPAPLRQESSGLHPVLAELWNKTTAELLELMQWSDLIIFDYLTANFDRLVSNLFSLQWDSRVMERDTNNLLQTPRGDLVFIDNEAGLVHGFRVLNMWEKYHNTVLSSVCVFRKRTTQRVAELHRHRDARKRLLELYRDSEPLSLELGFLSEEHAGVLQDRIDRLYKHILHCKGKYSQL; translated from the coding sequence ATGAGGGCTGCTTCAGCAAACTTGTTCGCTCTTCTTTTCCTCTGCGCCCTTGCAAGTGTTTTCTACGTGTGGAGCGCGCTGGAGAACCGTTTGGAGCGACACAAACGTGGCTTCTCGGTTCCGGGCGGAGGGTCTTTTCACCAAGGTCTCCCAGCGGACCTCTCCGCCAAAACTTTCCGGGCATTGCTCGCGGTACCAGCGGCACAAAGACCGCATTTGGGGGGCAGACTTGAGGCTCGCAACCTCACTGATCAAACTGCATCTGCAGGAAACCGAGATTACCATGTGAATGGGGATAACAAGGGGTCAGCGCTGCGGGAGGGCCCGGTCAAGTTAGGCACCCCGGTGGAGGATGGGATATTTTGGAGTGAATGGCTGGAAGATCTCCTCCCCGTGGGCTTTACGGAGGAATATGCTCGTGCTTGGCGAGAGAGAGCCAGGACATACCGGATAGTGAAGCTGGAGCCAGGATGCGGCAGGATATCTAATCAGCTTGCCACTTTTGCAGATGGAACCAAAGCGTGTGTGCGTTACGGGATAAACGCGGATCAGGTGCAAGGAGAAACTTTGACATATTACCTTGCCAGTTTGCTCGGTATCACAAATCTGCCTCCTCTCATACTGTCTCAGCTAAACGGTGACAGTGAACAATGGGCGGCTGTGAGGACGCGGATAGGCGGCTTACAGTGGAGTGATCGAGCCGTGGTGTCTCTCACCGAGTGGGTCTCCAACCTGACCGGGGTGGTCACACCTGCGCCGCTCCGACAGGAGAGCAGCGGGCTGCATCCTGTGCTCGCGGAGCTCTGGAACAAGACGACGGCGGAGCTGCTGGAGCTAATGCAGTGGAGCGACCTGATCATATTCGACTATCTGACTGCAAACTTCGACAGACTCGTGAGCAATCTGTTCAGCCTGCAGTGGGATTCGCGCGTAATGGAGAGGGACACCAACAACCTCCTCCAAACACCCCGTGGTGACCTTGTGTTCATAGACAACGAGGCCGGACTCGTGCACGGCTTTCGGGTGTTGAACATGTGggagaaatatcacaatacggtgctgagctccgtgtgtgtgttcaggaaaAGGACCACGCAGCGCGTGGCGGAGCTGCACAGGCACAGAGACGCCAGGAAAAGGCTGCTGGAGCTCTACAGAGACAGCGAGCCTTTGTCTCTGGAATTAGGATTTCTCTCAGAGGAGCACGCTGGTGTTCTCCAGGACAGGATAGACAGAttatacaaacacattttgcaTTGCAAAGGGAAGTACAGCCAGCTGTGA